The following are encoded in a window of Streptomyces sp. Go-475 genomic DNA:
- a CDS encoding helix-turn-helix transcriptional regulator, which translates to MSRRNGGAESGASTAAVFGEVLRHFREAALLTQEGLARQIPCDRSHVARVEAGTRVPQDSFAKTCDELLGTGGVLFRLWGRIDWYPQVEHPDWFRRRAEMDEEAVALREYQERLIPGLLQTGDYVRALFARVASGEEVEERARARLSRQRRFLAEGGPLYIAVLDESCLRNVVGNPGIMRDQCAHLLSVGQRPNIRIQVAPASFSELLRPNVSMSLIELPDGHRWVYSESLDRGHFSDDPTVYTRHSHTYDVLRADALSVRESVALISDAMKGYEQHEQARTLRGELDQEQLQRRKRRQLHRNSPRFPRNRPRPRQQEP; encoded by the coding sequence GTGAGCCGACGGAACGGCGGGGCGGAGTCGGGGGCGAGTACGGCGGCCGTGTTCGGGGAGGTGCTGCGGCACTTCCGCGAGGCGGCGCTGCTCACGCAGGAGGGTCTGGCGCGGCAGATCCCGTGCGACCGGTCGCATGTGGCGCGGGTGGAGGCGGGGACGCGGGTGCCGCAGGACTCGTTCGCCAAGACCTGTGACGAACTCCTGGGGACGGGTGGGGTGTTGTTTCGGCTGTGGGGCCGGATCGACTGGTATCCGCAGGTGGAGCATCCTGACTGGTTCCGGCGGCGAGCAGAGATGGACGAGGAGGCGGTCGCCCTCCGGGAGTACCAGGAGCGGTTGATCCCGGGGCTGTTGCAGACCGGTGATTACGTCCGTGCGCTGTTCGCGCGTGTCGCCAGCGGCGAGGAGGTCGAGGAGCGGGCCCGTGCCCGACTGAGTCGGCAGCGGCGATTCCTGGCTGAGGGGGGTCCGCTGTACATCGCCGTCCTGGACGAGAGCTGCCTGCGCAACGTGGTCGGCAACCCGGGGATCATGCGGGACCAGTGTGCCCATCTACTCAGCGTCGGGCAGCGCCCCAACATCCGTATCCAGGTCGCCCCGGCAAGCTTCTCGGAGCTGCTCCGGCCCAACGTCTCCATGTCGCTGATCGAGCTGCCCGACGGGCACCGGTGGGTGTACTCGGAGTCGCTGGACCGTGGCCACTTCAGCGACGATCCGACCGTCTACACACGTCATAGCCACACCTATGATGTGCTCAGGGCAGACGCTCTGTCAGTCCGCGAGTCCGTCGCCCTGATCAGCGACGCGATGAAGGGGTACGAGCAGCATGAACAGGCACGAACTCTGCGCGGCGAACTGGATCAAGAGCAGCTACAGCGGCGAAAACGGCGGCAACTGCATCGAAATAGCCCCCGGTTTCCCCGAAACCGTCCCCGTCCGCGACAGCAAGAACCCTGA
- a CDS encoding DUF397 domain-containing protein has translation MAPGFPETVPVRDSKNPDGPVLLVTRSAWSAFTAAL, from the coding sequence ATAGCCCCCGGTTTCCCCGAAACCGTCCCCGTCCGCGACAGCAAGAACCCTGATGGGCCGGTCCTGCTCGTGACCCGGTCCGCCTGGTCCGCGTTCACCGCCGCTCTCTGA
- a CDS encoding PLD nuclease N-terminal domain-containing protein, translating into MLRVLMFLVPLALSVYAFIDCISTKDDDIRHMPKPLWAILVLLFPLVGSISWLIAGKKRSAAGRPRPGQWVAPDDNPEFLKSLDDEKKDEDPKRDEP; encoded by the coding sequence ATGCTCCGGGTACTGATGTTCCTCGTGCCGCTGGCGCTGAGCGTGTACGCGTTCATCGACTGCATCAGCACGAAGGACGACGACATCCGTCACATGCCCAAGCCGTTGTGGGCGATCCTCGTGCTGCTGTTTCCGCTCGTCGGCTCGATCTCCTGGCTGATCGCCGGCAAGAAGAGGAGCGCGGCGGGCCGTCCCCGTCCCGGGCAGTGGGTGGCGCCCGACGACAACCCCGAGTTCCTGAAGTCCCTGGACGACGAGAAGAAGGACGAGGATCCCAAGCGGGACGAGCCGTAG
- a CDS encoding menaquinone biosynthesis decarboxylase, which yields MAYDDLRSLLRALEREGDLKRIKAEVDPYLEVGEIVDRVQKAGGPALLFENVRGSSMPLAMNVYGTDRRLLKALGLKSYAEISERIGGLLKPELPHGFVGVREAFGKLGAMTHVPPKKVKDGPVQEVVLTGDDVDLDQLPALFTWPKDGGSFFNLGLTHTKDPETGIRNLGLYRLQRHDRRTIGMHWQIHKDSRNHYQVAARRGERLPVAIAFGCPPAVTYASTAPLPGDIDEYLFAGFLAGKRIEMVDCKTVPLQVPAQAEVVIEGWLEPGEMLPEGPFGDHTGFYTPQEPFPALKIDCVTMRKRPLLQSIVVGRPPTEDGPLGRATERFFLPLLKIIVPDIVDYHLPEAGGFHNCAIVSIDKKYPKHAQKVMHAIWGAHMMSLTKLIVVVDSDCDVHDLHEVAWRALGNTDYARDLSIVEGPVDHLDHASYQQFWGGKAGIDATKKWPEEGYTRDGGWPDMVESDPETAAKVDRRWKEYGL from the coding sequence ATGGCTTACGACGATCTTCGCTCCCTGCTCAGGGCACTGGAGCGCGAGGGAGACCTGAAGCGCATCAAGGCCGAGGTCGACCCGTATCTGGAGGTCGGGGAGATCGTCGACCGGGTGCAGAAGGCCGGCGGCCCCGCGCTGCTCTTCGAGAACGTACGCGGGTCGAGCATGCCCCTCGCGATGAACGTGTACGGCACGGACCGGCGGCTGCTGAAGGCCCTGGGCCTGAAGTCGTACGCGGAGATCTCGGAGCGGATCGGCGGGCTGCTGAAGCCCGAGCTGCCGCACGGGTTCGTCGGCGTGCGGGAGGCCTTCGGGAAGCTCGGCGCGATGACGCACGTGCCGCCGAAGAAGGTGAAGGACGGCCCGGTGCAGGAGGTCGTGCTCACCGGGGACGACGTCGACCTCGACCAGCTGCCCGCCCTGTTCACCTGGCCCAAGGACGGCGGGTCGTTCTTCAACCTGGGGCTGACCCACACCAAGGACCCGGAGACGGGCATCCGCAACCTCGGCCTGTACCGGCTCCAGCGGCACGACCGGCGCACCATCGGCATGCACTGGCAGATCCACAAGGACAGCCGGAACCACTACCAGGTGGCGGCCAGGCGCGGCGAGCGGCTGCCCGTCGCGATCGCCTTCGGCTGCCCGCCCGCCGTGACGTACGCCTCCACCGCGCCGCTGCCCGGGGACATCGACGAGTACCTGTTCGCCGGGTTCCTCGCGGGCAAGCGGATCGAGATGGTCGACTGCAAGACCGTGCCGCTCCAGGTGCCGGCGCAGGCGGAGGTCGTGATCGAGGGCTGGCTGGAGCCGGGCGAGATGCTGCCCGAGGGCCCCTTCGGCGACCACACCGGCTTCTACACGCCGCAGGAGCCCTTCCCGGCGCTGAAGATCGACTGCGTGACGATGCGGAAGCGCCCGCTGCTCCAGTCGATCGTCGTGGGCAGGCCGCCGACGGAGGACGGACCGCTGGGCCGCGCGACGGAACGCTTCTTCCTGCCGCTGCTGAAGATCATCGTGCCGGACATCGTGGACTACCACCTGCCCGAGGCGGGCGGCTTCCACAACTGCGCGATCGTCTCGATCGACAAGAAGTACCCGAAGCACGCGCAGAAGGTCATGCACGCCATCTGGGGCGCGCACATGATGTCGCTGACCAAGCTGATCGTGGTCGTCGACTCCGACTGCGACGTGCACGACCTGCACGAGGTGGCCTGGCGGGCGCTGGGCAACACGGACTACGCCCGGGACCTCAGCATCGTCGAAGGCCCCGTCGACCACCTCGACCACGCTTCCTACCAGCAGTTCTGGGGCGGCAAGGCCGGGATCGACGCGACGAAGAAGTGGCCCGAGGAGGGCTACACCCGCGACGGCGGCTGGCCCGACATGGTGGAGTCCGATCCGGAGACGGCGGCGAAGGTGGACCGCCGCTGGAAGGAGTACGGCCTGTGA
- the mqnP gene encoding menaquinone biosynthesis prenyltransferase MqnP, whose product MTSASAAIPQPGRTKAFLRLVMIEHSVFALPFAYIAALTAMYQWDKNIHWGRLLLVTVCMVGLRTFAMAVNRIIDREIDARNPRTAHRELVTGAMSVKHAWTGALIALAVFLGAAALLNPLCLALAPIAVIPMVVYPYGKRFTNFPQAILGLAQAMGPVGGWLAITGSWSWDAVILGLAVGIWIGGFDLIYACQDVETDREIGVMSVPARFGIPAAIWGARVCHALTTALFVWYALATDAGAFFWLGLLIVAAAFLYEHSIVRPHDLSRVNRAFFSVNGFIGIALFVCALLDLLVRGLTV is encoded by the coding sequence GTGACCTCCGCTTCCGCCGCGATCCCCCAGCCGGGACGCACCAAGGCCTTCCTGCGGCTGGTGATGATCGAGCACTCGGTCTTCGCGCTGCCCTTCGCGTACATCGCCGCGCTCACGGCGATGTACCAGTGGGACAAGAACATCCACTGGGGCCGGCTGCTGCTCGTCACCGTCTGCATGGTGGGGCTGCGGACGTTCGCCATGGCGGTCAACCGGATCATCGACCGGGAGATCGACGCGCGGAATCCGCGCACGGCGCACCGCGAGCTGGTGACCGGCGCGATGTCGGTGAAGCACGCGTGGACGGGCGCGCTGATCGCCCTGGCGGTCTTCCTGGGCGCGGCGGCCCTGCTGAACCCCCTGTGCCTGGCCCTGGCGCCGATCGCCGTGATCCCGATGGTGGTCTACCCCTACGGCAAGCGGTTCACGAACTTCCCGCAGGCCATCCTCGGTCTCGCCCAGGCGATGGGCCCGGTCGGCGGCTGGCTGGCGATCACCGGCTCCTGGTCCTGGGACGCGGTGATCCTCGGTCTCGCCGTCGGCATCTGGATCGGCGGCTTCGACCTGATCTACGCCTGCCAGGACGTGGAGACCGACCGCGAGATCGGCGTCATGTCCGTCCCCGCGCGCTTCGGCATCCCGGCGGCCATCTGGGGCGCGCGGGTCTGCCACGCCCTCACGACGGCCCTGTTCGTCTGGTACGCCCTGGCCACCGACGCGGGCGCCTTCTTCTGGCTGGGCCTGCTCATCGTCGCCGCCGCGTTCCTCTACGAGCACTCCATCGTCCGCCCCCACGACCTCTCCCGCGTGAACCGGGCGTTCTTCAGCGTCAACGGCTTCATCGGAATTGCCCTGTTCGTGTGCGCGCTGCTGGATCTGCTGGTGCGTGGTCTCACCGTGTGA
- a CDS encoding rhomboid family intramembrane serine protease → MSNVGTGWSRSDRAMAAGKLMLAWIALLWLLEVVDAATGHALDGFGVTPRDPSELVDVVPSAFIHFGFAHLAANTLPLLVLGFLAALAGLRRFVLVCALIILVDGLGVWLISPAHTNTAGASGLIFGLFGFLLVSGFVERRPWGILAGVLIAAIWGGSILAGLAPTQSGVSWQGHLLGLLAGVAAAFVLRRRPAPPALTR, encoded by the coding sequence ATGTCGAACGTGGGAACCGGGTGGTCCCGGAGCGACCGGGCGATGGCCGCGGGCAAGCTGATGCTGGCCTGGATCGCGCTGCTGTGGCTGCTGGAAGTGGTGGACGCGGCGACGGGTCACGCGCTGGACGGCTTCGGCGTCACGCCACGCGACCCCTCCGAGCTGGTCGACGTCGTCCCGTCGGCCTTCATCCACTTCGGCTTCGCCCATCTGGCGGCGAACACCCTGCCGCTGCTGGTCCTGGGCTTCCTGGCGGCCCTCGCGGGTCTGCGCCGCTTCGTCCTCGTCTGCGCGCTGATCATCCTCGTCGACGGCCTGGGCGTCTGGCTCATATCCCCGGCGCACACGAACACGGCGGGCGCCTCCGGCCTGATCTTCGGTCTCTTCGGCTTCCTCCTGGTCAGCGGCTTCGTCGAGCGCCGCCCCTGGGGCATCCTGGCCGGCGTCCTCATAGCCGCGATCTGGGGCGGCTCCATCCTGGCGGGCCTGGCCCCGACGCAGAGCGGCGTGAGCTGGCAGGGCCACCTGCTGGGACTGCTGGCGGGTGTCGCGGCGGCGTTCGTGCTGCGCCGCCGCCCCGCGCCGCCCGCGCTCACACGGTGA
- a CDS encoding UbiX family flavin prenyltransferase, producing MNPVKPGETPRTPWIVGVSGASGTPYAAAVLRALLAAGESVDLVVSRASRLTLLDETGISFRDAHWQDDLRAWLSRGADGKPATFSVDIDAVRHWSAGDLAAGPSSGSYPTKGMLIVPASTASVAGVALGLSKDLLQRAASVTLKEGRKLIVAVRETPLNGQTLRHLVTLDDAGAAVVPASPAFYAGATHIQDLVDFVAGRVLDAAGVPHRLYRRWQGELGGGAHRAD from the coding sequence GTGAACCCAGTCAAGCCAGGCGAGACACCCCGTACGCCTTGGATCGTAGGGGTGTCGGGCGCCTCCGGCACCCCGTATGCCGCTGCCGTGCTGCGCGCGCTCCTCGCCGCCGGCGAGAGCGTCGACCTCGTGGTGTCCCGGGCCTCCCGGCTCACCCTGCTCGACGAGACCGGGATCTCCTTCCGGGACGCCCACTGGCAGGACGACCTGCGCGCATGGCTGTCCCGGGGCGCCGACGGCAAGCCCGCCACGTTCTCCGTGGACATCGACGCCGTACGGCACTGGAGCGCCGGCGACCTGGCCGCCGGCCCCTCCTCGGGGTCGTACCCCACCAAGGGCATGCTCATCGTGCCCGCCTCGACGGCGAGCGTGGCCGGGGTCGCGCTCGGGCTGTCGAAGGACCTGTTGCAGCGGGCGGCGAGCGTGACCCTGAAGGAGGGACGCAAGCTGATCGTGGCCGTACGGGAGACCCCGCTGAACGGCCAGACCCTGCGCCACCTGGTCACCCTCGACGACGCGGGCGCGGCCGTCGTACCCGCCTCACCCGCCTTCTACGCGGGCGCGACGCACATCCAGGACCTGGTGGACTTCGTCGCCGGACGCGTACTCGACGCGGCGGGCGTGCCGCACCGGCTCTACCGCCGTTGGCAAGGTGAGCTCGGCGGCGGAGCGCACCGCGCCGACTGA
- a CDS encoding Lrp/AsnC family transcriptional regulator, whose translation MDAVDRQLIQALRENGRASYAELGRLVGLSGPSVTDRINRLEAAGVITGYRATVDAASLGLGVTALIGISLSDATDHEDVAQRLRDLSEIEDCWFIAGDDSYMLKVRAADVDGLEKIIRRLSGTKGVSRTRTTIVLSTKWENRVGELPEEA comes from the coding sequence ATGGACGCGGTGGACAGGCAGCTCATCCAGGCCCTGAGGGAGAACGGCCGGGCCTCCTACGCGGAGCTGGGCCGCCTCGTCGGACTGTCGGGACCCAGCGTCACCGACCGCATCAACCGGCTGGAGGCGGCCGGGGTCATCACCGGCTACCGGGCCACCGTCGACGCCGCCTCGCTCGGCCTCGGCGTCACCGCCCTCATCGGCATCTCGCTCTCCGACGCCACGGACCACGAGGACGTGGCGCAGCGGCTGCGGGACCTGTCGGAGATCGAGGACTGCTGGTTCATCGCGGGCGACGACTCGTACATGCTCAAGGTGCGGGCGGCGGACGTGGACGGCCTGGAGAAGATCATCCGGCGGCTCAGCGGGACCAAGGGCGTCTCCCGGACCCGTACGACCATCGTGCTGTCCACGAAGTGGGAGAACCGGGTCGGGGAACTGCCCGAAGAGGCGTAG
- the mqnE gene encoding aminofutalosine synthase MqnE, which yields MDLGLKRELEEKVRAGERLTREDGIALYESDDLAWLGGLAHEVRTRKNGDVVHFNVNRHLNMTNVCTASCAYCSFQRKPGEKDAYTMRIEEAVKLAKAMESENLTELHIVNGLHPNLPWRYYPRSLRELKAALPDVSLKAFTATEIHHFETISGMSASEILDELIDAGLESLTGGGAEIFDWEVRQHIVDHRTHWEDWSRIHRLAHEKGLKTPCTMLYGHIEEPRHRVDHVLRLRELQDETGGFQVFIPLRYQHDFVDMQDGKVRNRLQARTQMATGAEALKTFAVSRLLFDNVPHVKVFWVMHGVQTAQLALQHGADDMDGSVVEYKITHDADNYGTPNKLTREDLLDLIRDAGFRPVERNTRYEIIREYDGPDPERRESPQPMRV from the coding sequence ATGGATCTCGGGCTCAAGCGCGAGCTGGAGGAGAAGGTCAGGGCCGGTGAGCGCCTGACCCGTGAGGACGGCATCGCGCTGTACGAGTCGGACGACCTGGCCTGGCTCGGCGGCCTCGCGCACGAGGTGCGCACCCGCAAGAACGGCGACGTCGTGCACTTCAACGTCAACCGGCACCTCAACATGACGAACGTGTGCACGGCCTCCTGCGCGTACTGCTCCTTCCAGCGCAAGCCGGGGGAGAAGGACGCGTACACGATGCGCATCGAGGAGGCCGTGAAGCTCGCGAAGGCGATGGAGTCGGAGAACCTCACCGAGCTGCACATCGTCAACGGGCTGCACCCGAACCTGCCGTGGCGGTACTACCCGCGGTCGCTGCGCGAGCTGAAGGCCGCGCTGCCGGACGTCTCGCTGAAGGCGTTCACGGCCACGGAGATCCACCACTTCGAGACGATCTCCGGGATGAGCGCGTCCGAGATCCTGGACGAGTTGATCGACGCGGGCCTGGAGTCACTGACCGGTGGCGGCGCGGAGATCTTCGACTGGGAGGTCCGGCAGCACATCGTGGACCACCGCACCCACTGGGAGGACTGGTCCCGCATCCACCGGCTCGCGCACGAGAAGGGTCTGAAGACCCCGTGCACGATGCTGTACGGGCACATCGAGGAGCCGCGGCACCGGGTGGACCACGTGCTGCGGCTGCGCGAGCTGCAGGACGAGACCGGCGGGTTCCAGGTCTTCATCCCGCTGCGGTACCAGCACGACTTCGTCGACATGCAGGACGGGAAGGTCCGCAACCGGCTGCAGGCGCGGACGCAGATGGCGACCGGTGCGGAGGCGCTGAAGACCTTCGCCGTGTCGCGGCTGCTGTTCGACAACGTGCCGCACGTGAAGGTCTTCTGGGTGATGCACGGGGTGCAGACGGCTCAGCTGGCGCTGCAGCACGGTGCGGACGACATGGACGGCTCGGTCGTCGAGTACAAGATCACGCACGACGCGGACAACTACGGGACGCCGAACAAGCTGACCCGTGAGGATCTGCTGGATCTGATCCGCGACGCGGGGTTCCGGCCGGTGGAGCGGAACACGCGGTACGAGATCATCCGGGAGTACGACGGGCCCGACCCCGAGCGCAGGGAATCACCTCAGCCCATGCGGGTGTGA
- a CDS encoding UdgX family uracil-DNA binding protein (This protein belongs to the uracil DNA glycosylase superfamily, members of which act in excision repair of DNA. However, it belongs more specifically to UdgX branch, whose founding member was found to bind uracil in DNA (where it does not belong), without cleaving it, appears to promote DNA repair by a pathway involving RecA, rather than base excision.): MVRTEAPEDAYTAEPFVPERGGLPALRKAAADCRGCPLHRDATQTVFGEGGKDARVMLVGEQPGDQEDRQGKPFVGPAGRLLDRALAEAGIDPAEAYVTNAVKHFKFTQAEPRKRRIHKAPNLREMTACAPWLAAELAVVEPELIVVLGATAGKALLGSSFRVTQVRGTVLEEEIHGRPERLVPTVHPSSVLRADDREAAYRGLVSDLKVAAQVLG, from the coding sequence ATGGTCAGGACCGAGGCGCCTGAGGACGCCTATACCGCTGAACCCTTCGTTCCCGAGCGGGGTGGGCTTCCGGCTCTGCGGAAGGCCGCCGCCGACTGCCGGGGGTGCCCGCTGCACCGGGACGCCACCCAGACCGTGTTCGGGGAAGGCGGCAAGGATGCCCGGGTCATGCTCGTGGGGGAGCAGCCCGGGGACCAGGAGGACCGGCAGGGGAAGCCGTTCGTCGGGCCGGCCGGGCGGCTGCTGGACCGCGCCCTGGCGGAGGCGGGGATCGATCCCGCCGAGGCCTACGTCACCAACGCCGTGAAGCACTTCAAGTTCACGCAGGCCGAGCCCCGCAAGCGGCGGATCCACAAGGCGCCCAACCTGCGCGAGATGACCGCGTGCGCGCCCTGGCTGGCCGCGGAGCTGGCGGTCGTCGAGCCGGAGCTGATCGTCGTACTGGGGGCCACCGCCGGGAAGGCGCTGCTCGGCTCCTCCTTCCGGGTCACGCAGGTGCGCGGCACCGTGCTGGAGGAGGAGATCCACGGGCGGCCCGAGCGGCTGGTGCCGACCGTGCATCCGTCCTCCGTGCTGCGGGCCGACGACCGGGAGGCCGCCTACCGAGGGCTGGTCTCCGATCTGAAAGTGGCCGCACAGGTCCTGGGGTAA
- a CDS encoding GNAT family N-acetyltransferase, with the protein MPLTFTFDPAVTPDLRDGILDLWTDVSNAGGAVGFVPPVTREEVRPQLLTHFASMAEGRVRLLVGHDEEGRVAATAFLTFNTHHLMVHWLWLYTVMVHPRHQGKGYGRDLLAAAADAARGCEGIEAIRLTCRGGLGLERFYEACGYKEVGRIPGAIRVAPGDDRDDVIMLLPLN; encoded by the coding sequence ATGCCCCTTACCTTCACGTTCGACCCGGCCGTCACCCCGGATCTTCGCGACGGCATCCTCGATCTGTGGACCGACGTGTCCAACGCCGGCGGGGCCGTCGGCTTCGTGCCGCCGGTGACGCGTGAGGAGGTCCGGCCCCAGCTGCTGACGCACTTCGCGTCGATGGCGGAAGGGCGGGTCAGGCTCCTCGTCGGACATGACGAGGAGGGGCGGGTCGCGGCGACCGCGTTCCTCACGTTCAACACGCACCACCTGATGGTCCACTGGCTGTGGCTGTACACCGTGATGGTGCATCCGCGGCACCAGGGGAAGGGGTACGGCCGCGATCTGCTGGCCGCGGCGGCGGACGCGGCCCGGGGCTGCGAGGGCATCGAGGCGATCCGGCTGACGTGCCGGGGCGGGCTCGGGCTGGAGCGGTTCTACGAGGCGTGCGGCTACAAGGAGGTCGGCCGGATCCCGGGCGCCATCCGGGTCGCGCCGGGCGACGACCGCGATGACGTGATCATGCTCCTGCCGCTGAACTGA
- a CDS encoding DUF4229 domain-containing protein has protein sequence MLRYTLMRLGIFVGCLVVVWGAVYSGLAPRGLGASNGLWVVLLALLVSAPISFVVLRKERDRASIQVARRVDRMKANLDANRSQEDVADDTARAQGQTS, from the coding sequence ATGCTCCGCTACACGCTGATGCGCCTCGGAATCTTCGTGGGCTGCCTCGTGGTCGTCTGGGGCGCCGTCTACTCCGGCCTCGCCCCGCGCGGCCTCGGCGCGAGCAACGGCCTGTGGGTCGTGCTGCTCGCCCTGCTCGTCTCCGCGCCGATCAGCTTCGTCGTGCTGCGCAAGGAGCGGGACCGGGCGTCCATCCAGGTCGCCCGGCGGGTCGACCGGATGAAGGCCAACCTGGACGCCAACCGCAGCCAGGAGGACGTGGCCGACGACACCGCCCGGGCCCAGGGGCAGACCTCGTAA
- a CDS encoding putative leader peptide: MKSAVASLPPRSLPLVARLHVDLCRCASAFCRP, from the coding sequence ATGAAGTCAGCAGTCGCGTCCCTTCCGCCCCGGAGCCTTCCGCTCGTGGCGCGTCTGCACGTGGATCTCTGTCGGTGCGCGTCCGCTTTCTGTCGTCCCTGA
- a CDS encoding dicarboxylate/amino acid:cation symporter, whose product MSSRLNSFKVPFWAQIIAGLVLGVLLGWLARDQDLSWLVTTLEKVGDTFIGLLKLAVAPLVFFAILVSITNLRKVNNAARLASRTLLWFMITSLIAVSIGLIIGLVTNPGAGTGLTPKDGAKPETTGSWIDFLTGIVPTDVITPFTELNVLQIVFMAAVAGIAALQLGEKAQPILTLSESVLSLLQKALWWVIRLAPIGTVGLIGHAIATYGWDLIGKYATFTADIYIGCLVVLFGVYPTLLATVAKANPVQFFKGAWPAIQLAFVSRSSVGTMPLTQKVTERLGVPKEYASFAVPFGATTKMDGCAAIYPAIAAIFVAQIFDIQLGVGDYLLIAFVSVVGSAATAGLTGATVMLTLTLSTLGLPMEGVGLLLAIDPILDMIRTATNVAGQALIPVLVSARENLLDRDAYATADGSALDEPRDARPEQVPAAA is encoded by the coding sequence GTGTCCTCACGCCTGAATTCTTTCAAGGTGCCCTTCTGGGCCCAGATCATCGCCGGTCTCGTCCTCGGTGTGCTGCTCGGGTGGCTCGCCCGTGACCAGGACCTCTCCTGGCTGGTCACGACCCTGGAGAAGGTCGGCGACACCTTCATCGGGCTGCTGAAGCTCGCCGTCGCCCCGCTCGTCTTCTTCGCGATCCTGGTGTCGATCACCAACCTGCGGAAGGTCAACAACGCGGCCCGCCTGGCCTCGCGCACCCTCCTGTGGTTCATGATCACCTCGCTGATCGCGGTGAGCATCGGCCTGATCATCGGCCTGGTGACCAACCCCGGTGCCGGTACCGGCCTCACGCCCAAGGACGGCGCGAAGCCCGAGACGACCGGCTCCTGGATCGACTTCCTCACCGGCATCGTGCCGACCGACGTCATCACGCCGTTCACCGAGCTGAACGTGCTGCAGATCGTCTTCATGGCCGCCGTCGCCGGCATCGCCGCCCTCCAGCTCGGCGAGAAGGCCCAGCCGATCCTCACCCTCAGCGAGTCCGTCCTCAGCCTGCTCCAGAAGGCGCTGTGGTGGGTCATCCGGCTCGCCCCGATCGGCACGGTCGGCCTCATCGGCCACGCCATCGCCACCTACGGCTGGGACCTGATCGGCAAGTACGCGACCTTCACCGCCGACATCTACATCGGCTGCCTCGTCGTGCTGTTCGGCGTCTACCCGACGCTGCTCGCGACCGTCGCCAAGGCCAACCCGGTCCAGTTCTTCAAGGGCGCCTGGCCCGCGATCCAGCTGGCCTTCGTCTCCCGCTCCTCGGTCGGCACCATGCCGCTGACCCAGAAGGTCACCGAGCGGCTCGGCGTGCCGAAGGAGTACGCGTCCTTCGCGGTGCCGTTCGGCGCCACGACCAAGATGGACGGCTGCGCCGCGATCTACCCGGCCATCGCCGCGATCTTCGTCGCGCAGATCTTCGACATCCAGCTGGGCGTCGGCGACTACCTGCTGATCGCGTTCGTCTCGGTCGTCGGCTCCGCCGCCACCGCCGGCCTCACCGGCGCGACGGTCATGCTGACCCTCACCCTCTCCACCCTCGGCCTGCCGATGGAGGGCGTGGGCCTGCTCCTCGCGATCGACCCGATCCTGGACATGATCCGCACCGCGACCAACGTCGCCGGGCAGGCGCTGATCCCGGTCCTGGTCTCGGCCCGCGAGAACCTGCTCGACCGGGACGCCTACGCCACGGCCGACGGCTCCGCCCTGGACGAGCCGCGGGACGCGCGGCCCGAGCAGGTGCCCGCGGCCGCCTGA